The region CTTGCAGGCCACAAAGTTCTTGGTCTTGATCTCGTCGAACTGGAGCTTGTTGACAACAAGCATGTTCTCGGAGGTAAACCGCGAGGAGATGGCCATCTTCAGAGCAAGCTTGCGGATCTGCTTGTTGATCTTGAAACTGTAATCACGGGCCTGAGGTCCGTGAATCACTGCGCCGCTTCTCCAGAGAGGGGAGCGACTGGATCCGGCACGGGCACGACCGGTGCCCTTCTGGCGCCATGGTTTTTTGCCACCACCCCGCACCAGACCGCGGGTTTTAACACCGACGGTTCCGGAGCGAAGCTTCGCCAAATGAGACTTCACAGCCAGATGAAGCACTTCGGGTCTGACTTCGACCTGGAAGATATCATCAGCCAGGGAAATCTCGCCGACTTCCTTCCTGTTTTGATCGTATACTTTCGCGTTTGCCATTATCTATACCCCTTTACTTCATCTTGCTGAGGACGACGATCCCCTGCTTGGGTCCTGGAACTTGGCCGCGTACAAGCACGACATTTTCTTCCGGGCGGACGTCCACAATCTCGAGATTGAGCATCGTGGCGGTCTTGTTTCCAAGCTGACCCGGCATTTTCTTTCCCTTGAAAACCTTGCTCGGCCATGCGCACTGGCCGATCGAGCCGGGCTTTCTGTGGACCTGTTCGTGTCCGTGTGAGGCAGGAGCGCCGCCAAAATTCCAACGGCGGATGACACCTGCGAACCCGCGGCCCTTGGAGGTACCGGTAACGCGA is a window of Deltaproteobacteria bacterium HGW-Deltaproteobacteria-18 DNA encoding:
- a CDS encoding 50S ribosomal protein L4 — encoded protein: MANAKVYDQNRKEVGEISLADDIFQVEVRPEVLHLAVKSHLAKLRSGTVGVKTRGLVRGGGKKPWRQKGTGRARAGSSRSPLWRSGAVIHGPQARDYSFKINKQIRKLALKMAISSRFTSENMLVVNKLQFDEIKTKNFVACKDTLGLKKALIVVAEKDTNLALSARNVPGILVLDPQSINVYEILKYPQMVLDQGAVLALQERLK